The genomic region AGACCGTCGACGCCACCCAGGTCCACGAAGGCACCGAAGTTGACGATCGAGGACACGACGCCCTTGCGGATCTGGCCCTTCTGCAGGGTGTTGAGGAAGGTCTGGCGGACCTCGGACTGGGTCTGCTCCAGCCAGGCGCGACGGGACAGGACCACGTTGTTGCGGTTCTTGTCCAGCTCGATGATCTTCGCTTCGAGCTCGCGGCCGACGTAGGGCTGCAGGTCGCGGACACGGCGCATCTCGACCAGGGAGGCGGGCAGGAAGCCGCGCAGACCGATGTCGAGGATGAGACCGCCCTTGACGACCTCGATGACCGTGCCGGTGACGACACCGTCCTCTTCCTTGATCTTCTCGATCGTGCCCCAGGCGCGCTCGTACTGCGCGCGCTTCTTGGACAGGATCAGACGGCCTTCCTTGTCCTCCTTCTGGAGAACGAGGGCTTCGACCTGATCGCCGACGGCAACGACCTCACCGGGGTCGACGTCGTGCTTGATCGACAGTTCCCGAGAGGGAATCACACCCTCGGTCTTGTAGCCGATGTCGAGCAAGACCTCGTCTCGATCGACCTTCACGATGGTGCCCTCGACAATGTCACCGTCGTTGAAGTACTTGATGGTCTCGTCGATCGCCGCGAGGAAGGCTTCCTCGGACCCGATGTCGTTGACCGCTACCTGGGGTGTCGAGGTGGCCTCGGTGCTGCTCGTCATTTGTGGGTGGACTCCGGATACGGACAGGTTCAGAAAATGGGCACGTCTAGGGTTCGAGCCCGTCGATCCGTCGTCCAGAAGAGAGAAGCAGGGCCACGGGGGGACGAACCGCCCATGACCACCAGCCGCCGGGTCCAGAGTGTTGACCGAAGCGGTGCGACCTCACCATCACCCAAGGAGACGGCAGACGCCCGCACGAACCCACAACGCTCCCGCCAGAATATGAGACAAGGGCGTCCTGGTCAATCGGAACCCAGGACCGCCAACCCGGCGTAGGCCTCAATGGCGGCAATTTACCCGAGCATGGTGGTCGAGATCAACCGCGCACACGCCCACGTCCGCACGGGTCCGCGCCCGCTCGCCGGCACCGCGCGGACGGCGCGGGAAAAGAACCGGAAAAAGTCGCGGCCGACCGGCCGCGGGGACCCGGCGGGTCACTCCATCGGGGGCCGCGAACGCGCCCGCTTGATCTCCCCGCGGCGCCGCTTGGCGTCCAGCCGGCGCCGCTTGGCGCCACGGCTCGGCCGTGTGGCACGGCGTTCCCGCGTCGGCGGCGCCATCGCCTCGGCCAACAGGGCCGCCATCCGCTCCCGGGCCTCGGCACGGTTGCGCACCTGCGACCGGTGGGTCTGCACCGACACCGTCAGCACCCCGTCCACCAGCCGCCCGGACAGCCGTTCCAGCGCCCGCGCGCGCCGGGTGGACCCCAGCGCGGCGCACCCCGCCACGTCCAACGACAGCGACACACGCGTGTCCGAGGTGTTGACGTGCTGCCCGCCAGGGCCGGAGGAACGAGAGAAGCGCCACACCAGGGCGTCCGCGGGGACGGTCACCGAACCGATCGTCAGGCCTTCTCCGACGGTCACCGCCCCCACCTCGCTTCCGCTCCTGCCGGAGCCTCGCAGTCTCCTCTGCACCAGGGCTCCGGACGCGGAGAACAGGGTTCTTCGTCGTCGACTCGCCTGGCTCGCACGCTCGCCGGCGGCAACGTCTCCTCCTGCAGAACCCTGTGCGCCCTCCGCTGACCCGCGCCCGCTCAGTGCGCGGCGTCGTGCCAGTTCTGGCCCCGCCCGACCGACACGCCCAGCGGGACACGCAGATCATAGGCCGTGCCCATCTCGTGCGCCACGAGGTTTTCGACCGCCTCACGCTCACCCGGGGCGATCTCCACGATGAGCTCGTCGTGCACCTGCAGCAGGACCCGCGACGCGTGCCCGCCCTCGGTCAGCGCCGCGTCCACCTGCAGCATCGCCACCTTGATGATGTCGGCCGCCGACCCCTGGATCGGAGCGTTGAGCGCCATGCGCTCCGCCATGTCCCGGCGCTGGCGGTTGTCGCTCGTCAGATCCGGCAGATAGCGGCGCCGCCCCATGATCGTCTCGGTGTAGCCCACCTTGCGCGCCTCGTCCACGACCGAGCGCAGGTAGTCGCGTACCCCGCCGAACTCCGCGAAGTAGTCCTCCATGAGCTTCTTGGCCTCGTCGGGGGCGATCCCCAGCTGCTGCGACAGCCCGTAGGCGCTCAGCCCGTACGCCAGCCCGTAGCTCATGGCCTTGATCTTCGAGCGCGCCTCGGCGTCCACGGCCTCCACGTCGAGGCCGAACACCCGTGCCGCCATCTGCGCGTGGAAGTCGTACCCGCTGTTGAACGCCTCGATCAGCGCCGGCTCCTGCGACAGGTGCGCCATGATCCGCAGCTCGATCTGGCTGTAGTCGGCCGTCAGCAGCTCCTCGAACCCCTCACCGACCACGAACGCCCGCCGGATCCGCCGCCCCACGTCCGTGCGCACCGGGATGTTCTGCAGGTTCGGGTCCGTGGAACTGAGCCGCCCCGTCGCCGCCACCGTCTGGTTGTAGGTCGTGTGGATGCGGCCGTCGTCGCCGACGGTCTTGATGAGGCCCTCGACCGTCGTGCGCAGCTTGGTCTGGTCCCGGTGCCGCAACAGCTGCTTGGGCAGCTCGTGGCCGGTCTCCTGCTCCAGCCACGCCAGCGCGTCGGCGTCCGTGGTGTACCCGGTCTTGATCTTCTTCGTCTTGGGCAGCCCCAGCTCCTCGAACAGCACCTGCTGCAGCTGCTTGGGCGAACCCAGGTTGAACTCGCGGCCCACCACCCGGTGCGCCTCCTCCACCGCCAGGCGGGCCGCCGCGGCGAACTCGCCCTGCAGCTCCTCCAGATAGGCGCGGTCGGCGGCGACGCCCACGCGCTCCATCTTCGCCAGCACGTCCACCAGCGGCAGCTCCACACCGTGCAGCAGGTGCGTCCCGCCCCGCTTGTCCAGCTCGGCCGAGAGCACGGCCGCCAGGTCGCGGGTGGCCGCCGCGCGCACCGCCAGCTCGTGCGCCCGCCCCGAGGGCTCCTCCGCCGACCCCAGGTCCAGCGTCATCTGGGCCCCGTCGCCGCCCTCCTGGAGCTCGCGCCCCAGGTACTTGCGGGCCAGGTCGACCAGGTCGAACCGGCGCTGCCCGGGCTGGACCAGGTACGCGGCCAGCGCGGTGTCGCTGACCACCCCGCGCAGGGCCCACCCGTGCTCGCCCAGGGCCAGCAGCGCGCCCTTGTACTCGTGCACCGACTTGGGCCGCTCCGCGTCGCCCAGGAACGCCGCCAGCGCCTCGGTGTCGGCGGCGTCCATCGCCGTGGGGTCGGCGTACACCGCCGCGCCGCCGGGCACACAGATCGCGAGCCCGTCCACACGCCCGGTCCCCTGCCCCCACACGCCCTCGATCGCCAGGCCCGCGGGAGCGGCCTCCGTCACACCCTCGGCCGAGGCGTGGCGCACCAGCCACGCCGCCAGCTCGCCGGTCCCCGCCACGGTGAGGTCGATCTCGAAGCCGTCCTCGGCGCCGGCCGCGGCCGCGTCGGGCTCCTCCTCCCCCGTGCGCAGCACCGCGTAGAGGCGCTCACGCAGGTTGGAGGCGAACTCCAGGTTGTCGAACAGGGCGTCGATCCCCGCACGGTCGGCCTCGCCCATGACCAGGTCGGCGGCGGTCACCCCCAGCTCCACGTCGGTGGCCAGCTCGTTCAGCCGCTGGTTGCGCAGCACGTCGTCCAGGTGGTCGCGCAGGTTCTGCCCGGCCTTGCCCTTGATCTCGTCGGCGTGCGCGATCAGCTCCTCCAGGGACCCGTACTTCTCGATCCACTTGGCCGCCGTCTTGGGCCCCACCCCCGGCACGCCCGGCAGGTTGTCGGCCTTCTCCCCCACCAGAGCCGCCAGGTCGCGATACCGCCGCGGGCTCACCCCGTACTTCTCCTGGACCGCCTCCGGCGTCATCCGCCGCAGGTCCGACAGGCTCTTGCCCGGGTACAGGACCGTGCACGCCTCCGTCACCAGCTGGAAGGCGTCCCGGTCACCGGAGGCGATCAGTACCTCCATGCCCGCCTCGCCGCCCATGTGCGCCAGCGTCGCGATGACGTCGTCGGCCTCGAACCCCGGCGCCGACAGGTTGGCCACACCGACCAGCCGCATCAGGTCCTGGGTCAGCGGCACCTGGGAGGGGAACTCCTGCGGCGTGTCCGAACGGCCGTCCTTGTACTCCGCGTACTCCTCGTGCCGGAACGTGGGCCCCGACAGGTCCCACGCCACCGCCACATGCGTGGGCTCCTCGTCGCGCAGCAGCTTCACCAGCATCGACGCGAAACCGTAGACGGCGTTCGTCGACTGTCCGGTGCTCGTGCCGAACTTGTCCACCGGTAGCGCGAAGAACGCGCGGAAGGCCATCGAGTGGCCGTCCAGGAGGAGCAGGCGCGGGCGCTGCCCGCCGCCACCGCCGGAGGAGGCCGCACTGCCGGCCCCGGCACTGGCCTGGGATGTCTGGTCGGGGGTCTCTCGCTTGGTCACCACACACCGAATCCTAGGATGCGAAGCAGACACTCCGCGGACATCCGCACCAGAACACCGACCGTGCCGCCGCCGGCACACCGCCGCGCCCGGGCACACCACCCACAGGAAGGGTTCCCATGACCACAGAATCCGAGACCCGCTCGCTCCTCGACACGGGCGCCCTCGCCGGAGGACTCGGACAGCGGATGGGGATCGAGATCTCCGAGGCCTCGGCCGAGCGCGTCGTGGGCCGCATGCCCGTGGACGGCAACACCCAGCCCTTCGGACTCCTGCACGGAGGCGCCTCCTGCGTACTGGCCGAGTCCCTCGGCTCCGTCGGCGCCACCCTGCACGCCCAGCAGTTCGACCGCGTGGCCGTCGGCATCGAGATCAACGCCACCCACCACCGCTCGGCCACGCGGGGCCACGTCACCGGAACCGCCGTCCCCGTCCACCAGGGCCGCACCCTGTCCACGTGGGACATCACCATCACCGACGACGAGGGCCGCAAGGTGTGCACCTCACGGCTCACCTGCATGCTCCGCGAACTGCCCCAGGGCTGACCGCGGCCCACCGCGACCACCCGCCCGCGCACCCGGCCGGCACCGCGCCCGCCCCCCGAACCGCCTTGACGGCCGGGCTCCGCCATGCCCGCGCATCGCGACAGTTCGCAATGCTCCGTGTGCGCCCCGTTCCCTTCTGTCCAGGGAGAACACCCCGCAGACCTCAGATGACTACAGAGCCATAACAGCATGACGGCGAGTCGGCACCAACGGTCCGACAACGCTTCCGAGCTCGGACGATCCGTGATTAAGCTCCGCTAACGCTCCTGATTAAGTCATGCCACACAACTCGGGCATCAGGACGCAGAAGACCATGGCCCCTGCGCGACGGCACCACGTGCGTCGCCGGTTGAACGGAGTGACCACCATCATGGCAAGCAAGAAGGTCCTAGGCCTCACTGCCGCCACCGCGGCCCTGGTACTCGGACTCACCGCGTGTGGCAACGGCGGCGGAGAAGACGGCGGCGGCGACGGAGGCGGCGAGGAGTTCACCTACGGAATCCTCTACCCGCAGTCCGGCAACCTCGCCTTCCTCGGCCCGCCCCAGATCACCGCGGCCGAGTACGCGATCTCCGAGATCAACGACGCCGGCGGCATCCTCGGCACCGAGGTCCCCGACATCGTCGAGGGCGACGAGGCCGGGGACAACGCCCAGGCCAACCAGGCCGCCAACAACCTGGTGGCCGACGAGGTCAACGCCGTCATCGGCGCCGCCGCCTCCGGCATGACCCAGGCGACCTACGACACCATCACCGGTGCCAACATCGTCCAGTGCTCCGGCTCCAACACCTCGGCCGCCCTGAGCGACATCGACGACAACGGCTACTACTTCCGTACCGCGCCCAGCGACAGCCTCTCCGCCGTCGTCATGGCCCGCAAGATCGTCGAGGCCGGACACCAGAGCGTGGGCCTGGTCGCCCGCGGCGACGACTACGGCGCCGGCTACGCCGAGAACCTGCAGACCGAGCTCGAGGCCCTGGGCGCCGAGGTCGTGGCCAACGAGACCTACGACCCCGAGGCCACCACCTTCGACTCCGTCGTCGGCGGCATCACCAACGAAGAGCCCGACGCCGTCGCCCTGATCGCCTTCGAGGAGGGCGCGCAGGTCATCGCCCAGATGCTCGAAGGCGGCATCGAGGGCGAGCAGCTCTTCATCACCGACGGCCTCAACGACCCGGAGCTCGGCGCCACGGTCAACGAGAGCGACCCCGACGCCATCAACGGCGTCACCGGCGTCGCCCCGTCCGCCGACAACCCCGAGTTCTCCGAGGGCCTGTCCGAGTTCAACCCGGAGCTCGAGGTCACCCAGTTCGCCCCGCAGGTCTACGACTGCGTGACGAGCATCGCGCTGGCCGCCGAGGCCGCCGGCAGCGTCGAAGCCGCCGACTACGTGGCCGAGCTGCCCAACGTCACCCGCCCCGAGGGCACCGAGTGCACCACCTTCGCCGAGTGCCGTGACCTGCTCGCCGACGGCGAGGAGATCAACTACCAGGGCGTCAGCGGCAACATCGACTTCGACGACAACGGCGACCCGACCGCCGCCACCTTCGAGATCTTCGCCTTCGGAGACGACGGCCACGAGATCCTCGCCTACGAGGAGCACTCGCTGAACGACTAGCGAGACCCCGCCGGGCGGCACACGCCACCCGACCGGACACCCAGAGCGCCCCGGGACCACCGTCCCGGGGCGCTCTTCACGTACGGCGCCTCAGCGGCCGACCACACGGCCACCGGGACGACCGCGCGGCACGTCCCGGCCCACGACCCGCCCCACGTCCCGCACATGGTGGTGACCGTCATGGGCGTTGTTCAGAACCACGTCCCCGGCCCGCAGCGCCCCCCGCGCCGCGTGGCGCAGCACCACGCCCGCCCTCAACGCCGACACCGCCGACTCGCGCCAGTCCGCCACCGCCCGCTCCAACGACCACAGCGCCCCGGACAGGGACAGCCCCTCATAGCCACGCGCCCGCGCCAGCAGATCCGGGTCGTACCCGCCCACCTCCACCTCCCCCGACAACCACGCCCCCGCCAACCGCTCGGCCCAGATCCGCAGATGGTCACCCACGTGCCCGACATACGCCGCCGGCCCCCACGCCAACTCCGCACACCTCTCCCGCCCCGAACACCCCGCCAACACCTGCGCGAAGCGCACGGGCAACTCCTCCACCACGCGCACCGCCTCCCACGGATCCGACGACCACTCGAAACCACACTCCCCGCACGGGTCCCCGTACAGGTCCGCACCCCACGCCTCCACCGGCCCCGACACTCCGGCCACCTCCTCGTCCCACGACGAAGGGCGGGACCCGAAGGCCCCGCCCCTTGCACACCGCACCCGGATCAGCCCTTCGCGAGCGTCCCCAGGTACAGCTCGATCACGTTCGGGTCGTTCAACAGGTCCCGGCCCGTCCCCGTGTACGCGTTGCGACCCTGGTCCAACACATACCCGCGGTCACAGATCTGCAGGCACCGGCGGGCGTTCTGCTCCACCATCACCACCGACACACCCGTGGAGTTGACCTCCTTCACCCGCTGGAAGACCTCCTCCTGGTAGATCGGCGACAACCCCGCCGTCGGCTCGTCCAACAACAGCACCGACGGATCCATCATCAACGCACGGCCCATCGCCACCATCTGGCGCTCACCGCCCGACAACGACCCCGCCTTCGCCTTGCGGCGCTCACCCAGCAACGGGAACAGCCCCGCCACCACCGCGAACCGCTCGGCGAACATCTTCGGCCGCAGGAACGCCCCCATCTGGAGGTTCTCCTCGATCGTCAGCGACGGGAACACGTTCTGCGTCTGCGGCACGTACCCCACGCCCCGCTCCACCAGACTGTGCGCCGCCAGACCCGCGATCGAGGCCCCCCGCAGCGTCAGGTCGCCCTCACGCACCGGGATCAACCCGAAGATCGTCTTGATCAGCGTCGACTTGCCGGCACCGTTCGGACCGATGATCGCCACGACCTCGCCCTCGGTCAGCGTCAACGTGCACCCGTTGAGGATGTTCACCCCCGGCACGTAACCCGCGACCATGTCCCGGGCCAGCAGCAGGTAGTCGTCCGGACCACCCACCACCGCGGCCTCACCCGCGTGCTCCAGCACCTCCTCACGGTGGTGCTGCACGACGGCGACGTCCTCGACCCCGTCCGCCGGGCTCTCGGCCGCGTCCGGACGCAGGTCCCCGTTCTCACTCATCGGCACTCCCGACCTCGTCCACGTCCTGGGCACCCAGGTAGGCGTCGATCACCTGCTTGTTCGAGCGGATGTCCGACGGCGTGCCCTCCGCGATCACCTGCCCCTGCGCCAACACCACGATCCAGTCGCTGATCCCCATGATCACGTCCATGTCGTGCTCCACGAAGAGGACCGTCTTGCCCTCGTCGCGCAACGACGTGATGTGACCCAGCAGGGACTGCACCAACGCCGGGTTCACACCCGCCATCGGCTCGTCCAGCATGATCATCGCCGGATCCGTCATCAGAGCGCGCGCCATCTCCAACAGCTTGCGCTGACCACCGGACAGCGAACCCGCCATGTCCTCGCGCTTGTCGATCAGCTTGAAGCGCTCCAACAGCTCCAGCGCCCGCACCGTGTTCGCCCGCTCCTGGCGGCCCCACACGTTCCGCAGGAACGACCCGGCCATCCGCTCACCGAACTGGCCCTGCGCACCCAGCAGCATGTTGTCCAGCACCGACATCCGCGTCAGCGCCTTGGTCAGCTGGAACGTCCGCACCATCCCGGCCCGGGCCACCTTGTGCCCCGGCTTGCCGTTGATCTTCGAACCCTGGAACGTCCAGTCGCCCTGATCCACCCGGTCGAACCCGGTCAACAGGTTGAACAGCGTCGACTTGCCGGCACCGTTCGGACCGATCAACGCCGTGATCGTCCCCCGCTGCACCTCCAGCCGACGCACGTCCACGGCCGTCAGACCACCGAACGAACGACGCACACGGTCCGCGACCAGAATCGGATCCGACTTCACCGAACCCGGCTCGGGCACCGCGCCCGCCATCCGGTCCACCTCGACGCCCGCGGAGGAACCCATCTCGTCACTTGACATTGATCAACATCTCCTTGCGGTCGCCGATCAGGCCCTGCGGCCGGAAGACGATCAGCAGCACCAGCAACAGGCCCACGAAGGCCAACTGGATCGCACCGTAGTCCGGACCGTCCAGGAACGGCAGCCAACCCATCGAACCCATACCGCGCAGCACACCGTCGGTGAAGTTCATCAGGAACCAGAACGCCATCGCACCCAGCACCGGACCGAACACACGGCCGGCACCGCCCAGCAGCAGGATCACCCACAGGAAGAACGTCACCTGCGGCTTGAACTGGTCCGGCTGGATCGAGGCCTGGTACACCGCCAGCATGCAGCCGGCCAGCGCACCCACCAGTCCGCCCAGGACCAGGATCTGCATCTTGTACGCGAAGACGTTCTTGCCCAGGCTGCGCACAGCCTCCTCGTCCTCACGGATGCCCTTGATGACACGCCCCCACGGGCTGTGCATCAACATCCACACCAGGCCACACATCAGAGCCACCAGGCTCCACGTGACCACCAGCACCCACATGTGGTTGCCGTTGTAGGACAGAGCGCCCCAGCCGTACCGCTCACCCGCGTCGAACGGGTTGACCGCACGGAAGTCGTCCGACAGGTTCTGCAACCCGTACACGCCACCGGTCAACGGCTCGGCGAACCCCGCCCGGTACACCAGGCGGATCACCTCCGCCGCCGCGATCGTCGTGATCGCCAGATAGTCCGCCCTCAGGCGCAGCGTCGGGATGCCCAGGAGCAGCGCGAGCACGAACGCGCACGCCAACCCCACACCGAAGCCCACCAGCAGCGGCAGGTCGAACAGCGCCACACTGATGCCCACGCCGTAGGCGCCCACCAGCATGAAGCCCACCTGACCGAAGTTCAGCAGGCCCGTGTACCCGAAGTGCAGGTTCAGGCCGATCGCGGCCAGCGCGTAGATCGCCGCGATCGGACCGAACGCCGACCGTGTCGACTCCGCGAGGATAGAAACCACGTCCATCGTCTGCCTCCCCTAGCCGACCCGCTCGCGCCGACCGAGCAGGCCCTGCGGCCTGACCAGCAGCATCAGGATCATGAGTGCCAACGCCCACGCCTGCATCATCTGCGTCGGGAACCACAGGGTCGACAGCATCGCGACGAGACCCACCGCCAATCCGCCGACCATCGCACCGTAAGCCGTACCGAGACCGCCCAGAATCACCGCGGCGAACATCAGCAGCAGCAGACGGAAGCCCATCTCGTACTCCACGATCTGGTTCAGCCCGTAGAGCACACCGCCCAGCGACGCCAGACCGCCGCCCAGACCCCACACGTACAGGGTCACGCGGTCCACGTTGATACCGGACGACTCCGCGAGGTCGCGGTTGTCCGACACCGCGCGCATCGCCTTGCCGATCCGGGTGAACTGCAACAGGCAGGCCACCGCCACCAGCACCACGACCGCCACGGCCATGATCACCAGGTCGCGCGGAGGCATCGAGATCGGCCCGAAGCTGATCTCCTCCTGGATCTGGTACCCGGCGTAACGGCTGCGGCCCGCACCGAACAGCACCAGGATCAGGTGCCGCAGCACCAGCGCCACACCGATCGACACGATGAACATCTGGATCAGAGCCACGTTCCGGTGCCGCAGCGGACGCCACACGTACTGCTCCATGCCGGCGCCCAGCACCGCGCCCATCGCCACCGCGACCACGGCCGCGGCCCACAGCGGGACCTGCCAGCCCACGGAGTCGCCCAGCAGGCCCAACAGCGTCGCGAGCGCGATGCCCAGCATGACGGACGCCCACTGGGCGATCGCCAGCGGCATCCGCGCGATCCGGCCGTCGAGGAAGGCGCCCAGGAACACGGCACCCGCCAGCCCCAGGAAGATCGCCAGGAGGGAGTTGCCCAGACCCGCCGCGCCCGTGCTGAACAGCAGGGCGATCATCGCGCCGAACGTGACCATGTCACCGTGGGCGAAGTTGATCATCTTCGTCGTACCGAAGATCAGCGACAGCCCGATCGCCGAGATGGCGATGACCAGGCCGTAGAGCAGGCCGCTCGCGGTGAGCTGCGCGAACCGGTCACCGAACGACCCGGAGGTCGCCGGGGCCTCGATCGACTCGTCGTCGGCGGCGGCGGACCCGTCGTCCGCCGCGTCCGTCTCCTCCGAGGGAGAGGCCGTGCTGTCCGCGTCCTCGCTCGCTCCGGCTTCCTCCAACGCCAGGATGAGCGGGCGCTCGTCGCCCGCGGCGACCTCCACCTCGGACTCACCGTCCACGACGATGGAGCTCTCCCGAAGCGCGAACTCGCTGGGGATGGACTCCTGGTCCACAACGACACGGTAGGTGCCCGGTTCGGGCAGCTCCGCTTCCCAATTTCCATCAGGGCCGGTTTCGACCGCCGCGATCTCGTCCTCACCCGAGTAGATGGTGATCATGATGCCTTCGACACCCTGATCACGATCCTGCGGATCGAGGATCTGACCGTACAGCGACTCACCGCCCTGTTCGTCTGCCGTCGCTGCGGGCCCGGGGATCACGAGGATTGCCGTGATCAGGGCCAGCAGCACGGTCGCGAGGCGTGTGCGCACGCGCGCTCCTTGCGCATCTGAGGTCCGCGGTGCCGTATGCGCGCATTCGACACCGTTGTCCTTACTGGTCGGTGCGGTGAGTTTAGCCCGGTTTAGCCAGGTCATTCAGCATCCCTAAAGCCACGTGACCCAACCGTCACCCCATCGTTCGGAAACGAGACCAAAACGGGACCGGGACCCCGTTGACCCTGGACGGATGTCCTGTTTTCGACGCCACGGGGTAGCAGTCTGCACGTTTCCTCCGGCAAGCCCTGGACATGAGGAAGGGGCCGCATCCCTTCGGATGCGACCCCTTCACAGGTTTCGTGTCGCCGAACCGGCGCTCCGGCCTCAGTCCTGCTGGCCACCGAGGGTCTCGACCACGGTCTCGGCGACCTTGCGCATGGTCAGGCGCCGGTCCATGGAGTTCTTCTGGATCCACCTGAACGCCTCGGGCTCACTCATCCCGTGGCGGCTCTGCAGCAGACCCTTGGCCTGTTCGACCAGCTTGCGGGTCTCCAGGCGCTCCGTGAGACTGCTGACCTCCGACTCCAGCGCCGCCAGTTCGGCGTAGCGGGAGGTGGCCATCTCGATCGCCGGCACCAGGTCCGACTTGTTGAACGGCTTGACCAGGTAGGCCATGGCCCCGGCCTCACGCGCCCGCTCCACGAGCTCGCGCTGGGAGAAGGCGGTGAGGATCACGACCGGGGCGATGCGCTCCCCGGCGATCCGCTCGGCGGCCGACAGGCCGTCGAGCACCGGCATCTTGATGTCGGTGATCACCAGGTCCGGTTTGAGCTCCTGGGCAAGCCGGATGGCGGTCTCCCCGTCCCCGGCCTCGCCGACGACGGCGTAACCGTCCTCTTCCAGCATCTCCTTGAGGTCCAGGCGAATCAGGGCCTCGTCTTCCGCGATCACCACACGGCTCTGCGTCCTCGTCACGTACACGAGGTTACAGAGATCCGCTAGGATGCAGGACGTCGGGCCCGGCAATGCACGTCAATCGTGATGGCACTGTTGACGGAGCGTCGCCGGATCGACCAAAACGGACAAGTTGGAAACTTGACCCAAAGAGGCCCTGATACCCCAACGGCAGAGGGAATGGTCTCAAACACCATCAAGTGTGGGTTCGAATCCCACTCAGGGCACAATAGCCACCCCACGGGGTGGCTCTTCTGCTGTCCGGGGCCCTAGCTGTACTGACCACGGAGGTTGGTAACACGTGAGGCGGGAGGGCCGCCGAGCGCGGTGTGGAACCGGTGGTGATTGTAGTGATGCAACCACTGCGGGAAGGCCTCCCGTCGCTCGGCCTCTGAGGTGTAAGGGCGGGCGTAGGCCCATTCCTCGGCCAGGATCCGGTTGAAGCGCTCGACCTTGCCGTTGGTCTGGGGCCGGTAGGGCCGGGTGCGCTTGTGCTTGATGCCCTGGGCGGCGAGCGCGTCGCGCCAGGCGTGGGACTTGTAGCAGGCGCCGTTGTCGGTCAGGACCCGCTCCACGGTGATGCCCACCGAAGCGAAGTAGGCCCGGGCGCGTGCCCAGAACGCGACCGCGGTCTCCTTCCTCTCATCGGCCAGGATCTCGGAGTAGGCCAGGCGGGAGTGGTCGTCCACGGCGTTGTGGATGTAGGCGTAACCGGCCCCGGAGCGGTGTTTGCGGCCCTGGGGCCGTCCCAGCGCCCGGTGGCCTCCGCCGGCGGGGATGTTGCCGCTCTTCTTGACGTCCACGTGCACGAGCTCGCCGGGCCGGTCCCGTTCATAGCGGCGCACCACCCGGCTGGTGGCCCGGTCGGTGTGGGCCAGGCGGGGCATGCGGTAACGGGTCAGGATCCGGTGCACGGTCGAGGCGTGCATGCCCAGGTGGCCGCCGATGCGGGCCGGCCCCCACCGTTTGAGGACACGGAGTTTGATGACGCGGCGCTCCCGCCGGGTGGGGGTG from Nocardiopsis aegyptia harbors:
- the arfB gene encoding alternative ribosome rescue aminoacyl-tRNA hydrolase ArfB, with product MTVGEGLTIGSVTVPADALVWRFSRSSGPGGQHVNTSDTRVSLSLDVAGCAALGSTRRARALERLSGRLVDGVLTVSVQTHRSQVRNRAEARERMAALLAEAMAPPTRERRATRPSRGAKRRRLDAKRRRGEIKRARSRPPME
- the polA gene encoding DNA polymerase I translates to MVTKRETPDQTSQASAGAGSAASSGGGGGQRPRLLLLDGHSMAFRAFFALPVDKFGTSTGQSTNAVYGFASMLVKLLRDEEPTHVAVAWDLSGPTFRHEEYAEYKDGRSDTPQEFPSQVPLTQDLMRLVGVANLSAPGFEADDVIATLAHMGGEAGMEVLIASGDRDAFQLVTEACTVLYPGKSLSDLRRMTPEAVQEKYGVSPRRYRDLAALVGEKADNLPGVPGVGPKTAAKWIEKYGSLEELIAHADEIKGKAGQNLRDHLDDVLRNQRLNELATDVELGVTAADLVMGEADRAGIDALFDNLEFASNLRERLYAVLRTGEEEPDAAAAGAEDGFEIDLTVAGTGELAAWLVRHASAEGVTEAAPAGLAIEGVWGQGTGRVDGLAICVPGGAAVYADPTAMDAADTEALAAFLGDAERPKSVHEYKGALLALGEHGWALRGVVSDTALAAYLVQPGQRRFDLVDLARKYLGRELQEGGDGAQMTLDLGSAEEPSGRAHELAVRAAATRDLAAVLSAELDKRGGTHLLHGVELPLVDVLAKMERVGVAADRAYLEELQGEFAAAARLAVEEAHRVVGREFNLGSPKQLQQVLFEELGLPKTKKIKTGYTTDADALAWLEQETGHELPKQLLRHRDQTKLRTTVEGLIKTVGDDGRIHTTYNQTVAATGRLSSTDPNLQNIPVRTDVGRRIRRAFVVGEGFEELLTADYSQIELRIMAHLSQEPALIEAFNSGYDFHAQMAARVFGLDVEAVDAEARSKIKAMSYGLAYGLSAYGLSQQLGIAPDEAKKLMEDYFAEFGGVRDYLRSVVDEARKVGYTETIMGRRRYLPDLTSDNRQRRDMAERMALNAPIQGSAADIIKVAMLQVDAALTEGGHASRVLLQVHDELIVEIAPGEREAVENLVAHEMGTAYDLRVPLGVSVGRGQNWHDAAH
- a CDS encoding PaaI family thioesterase, with the protein product MTTESETRSLLDTGALAGGLGQRMGIEISEASAERVVGRMPVDGNTQPFGLLHGGASCVLAESLGSVGATLHAQQFDRVAVGIEINATHHRSATRGHVTGTAVPVHQGRTLSTWDITITDDEGRKVCTSRLTCMLRELPQG
- a CDS encoding ABC transporter substrate-binding protein translates to MASKKVLGLTAATAALVLGLTACGNGGGEDGGGDGGGEEFTYGILYPQSGNLAFLGPPQITAAEYAISEINDAGGILGTEVPDIVEGDEAGDNAQANQAANNLVADEVNAVIGAAASGMTQATYDTITGANIVQCSGSNTSAALSDIDDNGYYFRTAPSDSLSAVVMARKIVEAGHQSVGLVARGDDYGAGYAENLQTELEALGAEVVANETYDPEATTFDSVVGGITNEEPDAVALIAFEEGAQVIAQMLEGGIEGEQLFITDGLNDPELGATVNESDPDAINGVTGVAPSADNPEFSEGLSEFNPELEVTQFAPQVYDCVTSIALAAEAAGSVEAADYVAELPNVTRPEGTECTTFAECRDLLADGEEINYQGVSGNIDFDDNGDPTAATFEIFAFGDDGHEILAYEEHSLND
- a CDS encoding ABC transporter ATP-binding protein gives rise to the protein MSENGDLRPDAAESPADGVEDVAVVQHHREEVLEHAGEAAVVGGPDDYLLLARDMVAGYVPGVNILNGCTLTLTEGEVVAIIGPNGAGKSTLIKTIFGLIPVREGDLTLRGASIAGLAAHSLVERGVGYVPQTQNVFPSLTIEENLQMGAFLRPKMFAERFAVVAGLFPLLGERRKAKAGSLSGGERQMVAMGRALMMDPSVLLLDEPTAGLSPIYQEEVFQRVKEVNSTGVSVVMVEQNARRCLQICDRGYVLDQGRNAYTGTGRDLLNDPNVIELYLGTLAKG